One segment of Niveibacterium microcysteis DNA contains the following:
- a CDS encoding peptide chain release factor 3 — translation MSDVSPIEREVARRRTFAIISHPDAGKTTLTEKLLLFAGAIHIAGSVKARKASRHATSDWMEIEKQRGISVASSVMQMEYRDCVINLLDTPGHQDFSEDTYRVLTAVDAALMVIDGANGVESQTLRLLEVCRARNTPIITFINKFDREVQEPLSLIDEIERTLGMPAVPFTWPVGMGKGFAGVFDMPKNRMRVFRAGEERVSGEEESIDGRDNPEIAARFDTRWEHAQHDIELVEMAAPAFDREAFLAGKQTPVFFGSAINNFGVQEVLDALVDMAPPPGDRTAIQRYVHVDEPKFSGVVFKIQANMDPAHRDRVAFVRICSGRFDRGMKLKISRNGKELRTNNVVSFLSQSREIVDEAFPGDIIGIPNHGLLQLGDTLTEGEVLQFTGLPFFAPELFQTVEVKDPLRTKQLRTGLAQLGEEGAIQVFRPQAGTMILLGAVGTLQFEVVQHRLKTEYGVEARLGSTNYRLARWVTCEDPNILKRFIDANAHRIAYDVVDAPTFLASHSAELQVAGERYPEVKFHALREHAGLVFQSRMGG, via the coding sequence ATGTCCGACGTTTCCCCGATCGAGCGCGAAGTCGCCCGACGCCGCACCTTTGCCATCATCTCCCACCCTGATGCGGGTAAGACCACGCTGACGGAAAAGCTGCTGCTGTTCGCAGGCGCGATCCACATCGCCGGCAGCGTGAAGGCACGCAAAGCCAGCCGCCACGCGACCTCGGACTGGATGGAGATCGAAAAGCAGCGCGGCATCTCGGTCGCCTCGTCGGTGATGCAGATGGAGTACCGCGACTGCGTCATCAACCTGCTCGACACCCCGGGCCACCAGGACTTCTCGGAAGACACCTACCGCGTGCTGACCGCCGTGGATGCGGCGCTGATGGTGATCGACGGCGCCAACGGCGTGGAGTCGCAAACGCTGCGCCTGCTCGAGGTCTGCCGCGCGCGCAACACGCCGATCATCACCTTCATCAACAAGTTCGACCGCGAAGTGCAGGAACCGCTGTCGCTGATCGACGAGATCGAGCGCACGCTGGGCATGCCGGCCGTGCCCTTCACCTGGCCGGTCGGCATGGGCAAGGGATTCGCCGGCGTGTTCGACATGCCGAAGAACCGCATGCGGGTGTTCCGCGCTGGCGAAGAGCGTGTGTCGGGCGAGGAGGAATCCATCGACGGCCGCGACAACCCGGAAATCGCCGCGCGCTTCGACACCCGCTGGGAGCATGCCCAGCACGACATCGAACTGGTCGAAATGGCCGCGCCCGCCTTTGACCGCGAAGCCTTCCTCGCCGGCAAGCAGACGCCGGTGTTCTTCGGCTCGGCGATCAACAACTTCGGCGTGCAGGAAGTGCTCGACGCGCTGGTCGACATGGCACCGCCCCCGGGCGACCGCACCGCGATCCAGCGCTATGTGCATGTCGACGAGCCGAAATTCTCCGGCGTGGTGTTCAAGATCCAGGCCAACATGGACCCGGCGCACCGCGACCGCGTCGCCTTCGTGCGCATCTGCTCCGGCCGTTTCGACCGCGGCATGAAGCTCAAGATCTCGCGCAACGGCAAGGAACTGCGCACCAACAACGTGGTGAGCTTCCTGTCGCAAAGCCGCGAGATCGTGGACGAGGCCTTCCCCGGCGACATCATCGGCATCCCGAACCACGGCCTGCTGCAACTGGGCGACACGCTGACCGAAGGCGAAGTGCTGCAATTCACCGGCCTGCCTTTCTTCGCACCGGAACTGTTCCAGACCGTCGAAGTGAAAGACCCGCTGCGCACCAAACAACTGCGCACAGGCCTTGCACAGCTCGGCGAAGAAGGCGCGATCCAGGTCTTCCGCCCGCAAGCGGGCACGATGATCCTGCTCGGCGCAGTCGGCACGCTGCAGTTTGAAGTGGTGCAGCACCGCCTGAAGACCGAGTACGGCGTCGAGGCGCGTCTTGGCAGCACCAACTACCGCCTCGCGCGCTGGGTCACCTGCGAAGACCCGAACATCCTCAAGCGCTTCATCGACGCCAACGCGCACCGCATCGCCTACGACGTGGTCGATGCGCCGACCTTCCTCGCCAGCCACAGCGCCGAGCTGCAGGTGGCCGGCGAACGCTACCCGGAGGTCAAGTTCCACGCGCTGCGCGAGCACGCGGGGCTGGTCTTCCAGTCGCGCATGGGCGGCTAA
- a CDS encoding ATP-binding protein — translation MIRSFRFRLALLASLLTGAALLAFGGGAWALLRVQRLDRLDADLRAHAERETGRRRDVDDWRRIESRLAADLGFDDARALALAVSDGQGSDYRSPHWPAGLAMAALPWPAAAEGRVGEAPPRRPPREAPSAPPPPRQDEAGGDRPLPRDRPPRDRGGEDGSPAERPHVVSLTRRAGEQTWHVALAVAGGNRVAVAADEQVVAAEMAEVRRAFVWALPPVLLLVGFGAWLFSARALRPLKTLTAVSRELSVAALDRRIPAAGEDAEFVELIEVFNHMLARLERSFEQAQRFSADAAHELKTPLAILQGQLERAIQSAEAGSALQAQLADILDEVRRLSSISGKLLLLSRADAGRLRLHREAVDLSAALAELIEDARLLAPHLQINAKVPPGLVVQADGALLQQVLHNLLSNAIKYNTEYGWIRCEASAGAQGMTLRIANASHQPAPSDPEQWFARFVRGDVARTRAVDGVGLGLSVAREIARAHGGDLRWVPGPVGVVCFELQLR, via the coding sequence GTGATTCGCAGCTTCCGATTCCGCCTCGCCTTGCTGGCCAGCCTGCTCACCGGGGCGGCGCTGCTGGCTTTTGGCGGCGGCGCATGGGCCTTGCTGAGGGTGCAGCGGCTGGACCGGCTCGATGCCGACCTGCGCGCCCACGCCGAGCGCGAGACTGGCCGGCGGCGCGATGTGGACGACTGGCGCCGAATCGAGTCGAGGCTTGCGGCAGACCTGGGTTTCGACGATGCGCGCGCGCTGGCCCTGGCGGTGAGCGACGGACAGGGCAGCGACTACCGCTCGCCGCATTGGCCCGCCGGACTCGCGATGGCGGCGCTGCCCTGGCCCGCTGCCGCCGAGGGGCGCGTGGGAGAAGCACCGCCGCGCCGGCCGCCACGGGAGGCACCCTCTGCGCCGCCACCACCTCGGCAGGACGAGGCGGGGGGCGATCGGCCGCTACCGCGAGATCGTCCGCCGCGTGACCGAGGGGGCGAGGATGGTTCGCCCGCCGAACGGCCCCATGTTGTGTCGCTTACCCGTCGCGCAGGCGAGCAGACCTGGCATGTCGCACTGGCGGTCGCAGGCGGCAACCGTGTCGCCGTCGCTGCCGACGAGCAGGTGGTTGCCGCCGAGATGGCGGAAGTGCGACGCGCCTTCGTCTGGGCGTTGCCGCCGGTGCTGCTGCTGGTCGGCTTCGGCGCCTGGCTGTTCTCGGCGCGGGCCTTGCGGCCGCTGAAGACTCTGACCGCGGTCAGCCGCGAGCTCAGTGTGGCGGCGCTGGACCGGCGCATTCCTGCGGCGGGCGAAGACGCCGAATTCGTCGAACTGATCGAAGTCTTCAACCACATGCTCGCGCGGCTCGAACGCAGCTTCGAGCAGGCGCAGCGCTTCTCGGCCGATGCGGCCCACGAGCTGAAGACTCCGCTCGCGATCCTGCAGGGCCAGCTGGAGCGCGCGATCCAGTCGGCCGAGGCGGGCTCGGCGCTGCAGGCGCAACTCGCGGACATCCTTGACGAAGTCCGTCGCCTTTCAAGCATCTCCGGCAAGTTGTTGCTGCTGTCGCGGGCCGATGCCGGGCGACTTCGCCTGCATCGCGAAGCGGTGGACCTGAGCGCCGCGCTGGCCGAGCTGATCGAGGACGCGCGCCTGCTTGCGCCGCACCTTCAAATCAATGCGAAGGTGCCTCCCGGCCTGGTCGTGCAGGCCGACGGCGCGCTGCTGCAACAGGTCCTGCATAACCTGCTCAGTAACGCGATCAAGTACAACACCGAGTATGGCTGGATCCGGTGCGAGGCATCGGCGGGCGCGCAGGGCATGACGCTACGCATCGCGAACGCCAGTCATCAACCGGCACCTTCAGATCCCGAGCAGTGGTTCGCGCGTTTCGTGCGTGGCGATGTGGCGCGCACCCGTGCGGTGGATGGCGTCGGGCTGGGGCTTAGCGTCGCACGCGAGATTGCGCGCGCCCATGGCGGGGACTTGCGTTGGGTGCCCGGCCCCGTGGGGGTGGTGTGCTTCGAACTGCAGTTGCGCTGA
- a CDS encoding response regulator transcription factor: MKVLLIEDERKIADFVTAGFREQGFVVEHCADGNLGYEVARRGGHDVILLDIMLPGRDGLSILKALRRAGDATPVLLLTARNELDDRVEGLNLGADDYLAKPFFFEELLARVQALLRRVSGERQNFLIVGDLRLDRIAREVTWCGKAVDLTSREFNLIEYLMRAPGRVLTRTQILEHVWGYDFDPSTNVVDVCIQRIRKKLASLEGETAGDSPIESVRGVGYRFRKPV, from the coding sequence ATGAAAGTCCTGCTGATCGAGGATGAACGCAAGATCGCCGATTTCGTCACCGCCGGTTTCCGGGAGCAGGGTTTCGTGGTCGAGCACTGCGCCGACGGCAACCTCGGCTACGAAGTCGCCCGGCGCGGCGGGCATGACGTGATCCTGCTCGACATCATGCTGCCGGGGCGCGACGGCCTCTCCATCCTCAAGGCGTTGCGGCGTGCCGGCGATGCGACCCCGGTCCTCCTGCTGACTGCGCGCAACGAACTGGACGACCGGGTCGAGGGGCTCAACCTCGGCGCCGACGACTACCTGGCCAAACCCTTCTTCTTCGAAGAGTTGCTGGCGCGGGTGCAGGCGCTGCTGCGCCGGGTTTCCGGCGAACGTCAGAACTTCCTGATCGTGGGGGATCTTCGGCTCGACCGCATCGCCCGCGAAGTCACCTGGTGTGGCAAGGCGGTGGATCTCACCAGCCGCGAGTTCAACCTGATCGAGTATCTGATGCGCGCCCCCGGCCGGGTGCTGACCCGCACCCAGATTCTCGAACACGTCTGGGGCTACGACTTCGACCCGAGCACAAACGTGGTCGACGTCTGCATCCAGCGCATCCGCAAGAAGCTCGCGTCGCTCGAGGGTGAAACCGCGGGCGATTCGCCGATCGAGAGCGTGCGCGGCGTCGGCTACCGCTTCCGGAAGCCGGTGTGA
- a CDS encoding PKD domain-containing protein, with the protein MKRPKPSAQPLRRAILLIALVLAGCGGGGSGSETNSTGSTGTNGTTGTTGTTSGAAFTPSTAAAVAGQIVQFTDASSGSPSAWAWDFGDGSTSTQQNTGHAFAAPGTYTVTLTATTAAGKLSSSQRITVGQTPAGSPAFNMVQTLSDQAQRTTLAFDGLALMTGNLAAQSFFPPGKVADYTGFQYLRDNDPDNMGHNTSFLTRVANNVLYILNDAQFAQLKALATSQLDQINQYGYQRFTLMQAFRRQMDGNMPSGTALNLDAVKAASRALYLIDGQISFDRALLYANLYRSLDASQKAYLDAMKGKGWASWPDIADAQIKAKMAGLPQGTAVAVMTYASDLFSWYAGSVDADVYFCPERHGTYYGGFYIKDAPAVGHEGYSISEQLTATAGAALSDAGKGYVTTAQAATMSSLVDTQRANLYTGPTNIVQLRTDIALLLRSLRVSAADADAVKAKVLALSATYGELDGENNYRYATVFTQVYASLSAAQKIQLAALRHSILSGSYANGTPFDYTTATAPYLYAAPITDVSTISSYLAASDALFAAP; encoded by the coding sequence ATGAAACGACCCAAGCCTTCCGCCCAGCCGCTGCGTCGGGCGATCTTGCTGATTGCCCTCGTACTCGCCGGTTGCGGCGGTGGGGGATCCGGCTCTGAAACGAACAGCACGGGAAGCACCGGCACAAACGGGACGACCGGCACCACCGGAACCACCAGCGGCGCCGCCTTCACGCCCTCCACCGCTGCGGCGGTCGCCGGGCAGATCGTGCAGTTCACCGATGCGAGCAGCGGCAGCCCCAGCGCATGGGCCTGGGATTTCGGGGATGGCAGCACCAGCACGCAGCAGAACACCGGGCACGCCTTTGCGGCCCCCGGCACCTACACGGTGACGCTGACCGCCACGACCGCCGCCGGCAAGCTGAGCAGCAGCCAGCGCATCACGGTGGGCCAGACGCCCGCCGGATCGCCCGCGTTCAACATGGTGCAAACCCTGTCGGATCAAGCGCAGCGCACCACGCTCGCTTTCGACGGCCTGGCGCTGATGACGGGCAACCTGGCGGCGCAGTCCTTCTTCCCGCCCGGAAAGGTGGCGGACTACACCGGCTTCCAGTACCTGCGCGACAACGACCCGGACAACATGGGGCACAACACCAGCTTCCTGACGCGGGTGGCCAACAACGTGCTCTACATCCTCAACGATGCGCAGTTCGCGCAGCTCAAGGCGCTGGCAACCAGCCAGCTCGACCAGATCAACCAGTACGGTTACCAGCGTTTCACGCTGATGCAGGCCTTCCGCCGCCAGATGGATGGCAACATGCCCAGCGGCACCGCCCTGAACCTTGATGCGGTGAAGGCGGCCTCGCGGGCGCTGTACCTGATCGACGGCCAGATCAGTTTCGACCGCGCCCTGCTTTACGCGAACCTCTACCGCTCGCTCGACGCCAGCCAGAAGGCCTACCTCGACGCGATGAAGGGCAAGGGCTGGGCTTCGTGGCCCGACATCGCCGACGCGCAGATCAAGGCGAAGATGGCCGGTCTGCCGCAAGGCACTGCGGTGGCGGTGATGACCTACGCCAGTGACCTGTTCAGCTGGTATGCCGGCAGCGTCGACGCCGATGTGTACTTCTGCCCCGAACGTCATGGCACCTACTACGGCGGCTTCTACATCAAGGATGCGCCTGCCGTCGGCCATGAGGGCTACAGCATCAGCGAGCAGCTCACAGCAACCGCCGGGGCAGCGCTCAGCGACGCCGGCAAGGGTTACGTCACCACTGCGCAAGCGGCCACCATGTCCAGCCTGGTGGACACGCAGCGCGCCAACCTCTACACCGGCCCGACCAATATCGTGCAGCTGCGTACCGATATCGCCCTGCTGCTGCGCAGCCTGCGGGTCTCGGCGGCAGACGCGGACGCGGTGAAGGCGAAGGTGCTCGCGCTCTCGGCGACCTACGGCGAACTGGACGGCGAGAACAACTACCGCTACGCGACGGTCTTCACACAGGTCTACGCCAGCTTGTCGGCCGCGCAGAAGATCCAGCTGGCTGCGCTGCGCCACTCGATCCTGTCCGGCAGCTATGCCAACGGCACGCCCTTCGACTACACCACGGCGACCGCGCCCTACCTGTACGCAGCGCCAATCACCGACGTGAGCACGATCAGCAGCTACCTCGCGGCGTCCGACGCTTTGTTCGCCGCGCCGTGA
- a CDS encoding DUF3149 domain-containing protein, protein MALEILFGSDIGLLSLFTIVFVLGMGGYIWHFARKHMKDEEAHLPH, encoded by the coding sequence ATGGCACTCGAAATCCTGTTTGGCAGCGACATCGGCTTGCTCAGCCTCTTCACCATCGTCTTCGTATTGGGCATGGGCGGCTACATCTGGCACTTCGCCCGCAAGCACATGAAGGACGAAGAGGCGCACCTGCCTCACTGA
- the ccoG gene encoding cytochrome c oxidase accessory protein CcoG, which yields MSEAKPVAIPVKPVKATDEVALYEVRRKVYPRAVSGIFARWRWAMVWFTQLLFYGLAWVQWNDRQALLFHLTERKFYLFGWVFWPQDVFYLTVLLIICAYSLFLFTAVAGRLWCGYACPQTVYTEIFLWIERKIEGDRAKRMKLDNAAPSFAKFATKAAKYGAWGALALWTGITFVGYFSPIRELLPNIARFELGGWELFWICFYGGFTYLMAGVMREQVCKYMCPYARFQGVMFDPDTLVITYDPERGEPRGAKRKQSEQKLGDCVDCGICVQVCPTGIDIRDGLQYECIGCAACIDACDQVMDKVGSPRGLIRYTTENAMKQHWGMRDVLRHVIRPRVLVYLSVLLAIIVAGGWSLAHRDTLRVDVIRDRTTLSREVEGGLIENIYTLQMMNMAETTRHIHVGVSGLDGVTLVEAPDFELPPAGNKGFTIHVRVPADSAPKGSHKIVFDIRSDGAEAARLSEKASFMMP from the coding sequence ATGTCCGAAGCCAAGCCCGTCGCCATCCCCGTCAAACCGGTCAAAGCCACCGATGAAGTCGCCTTGTACGAGGTGCGCCGCAAGGTCTATCCGCGTGCAGTGAGCGGCATCTTCGCGCGCTGGCGCTGGGCGATGGTGTGGTTCACGCAGCTCTTGTTCTATGGCCTGGCGTGGGTGCAATGGAACGATCGTCAGGCGCTGCTGTTCCACCTGACGGAGCGCAAGTTCTATCTGTTTGGATGGGTCTTCTGGCCGCAGGACGTGTTCTACCTGACCGTGCTGCTGATCATCTGCGCCTACTCGTTGTTCTTGTTCACCGCAGTGGCGGGGCGCCTGTGGTGTGGCTATGCCTGCCCGCAGACGGTCTACACCGAGATCTTCCTTTGGATCGAGCGGAAGATCGAAGGTGACCGCGCCAAACGGATGAAGCTGGACAACGCGGCGCCCAGCTTCGCGAAGTTCGCCACCAAGGCAGCCAAGTACGGGGCCTGGGGCGCATTGGCCTTGTGGACCGGCATTACCTTCGTTGGCTACTTCTCGCCGATCCGCGAGCTGCTCCCGAACATCGCCCGCTTTGAGCTGGGCGGCTGGGAGCTTTTCTGGATCTGCTTCTACGGTGGCTTCACCTACCTGATGGCCGGTGTGATGCGCGAGCAGGTGTGCAAGTACATGTGCCCCTATGCGCGTTTCCAGGGCGTGATGTTCGACCCGGATACCCTGGTCATCACCTACGACCCGGAGCGTGGCGAACCACGCGGGGCCAAGCGCAAGCAATCCGAACAGAAGCTGGGCGATTGCGTCGACTGCGGTATCTGCGTGCAGGTGTGTCCCACCGGCATCGATATCCGCGATGGTCTGCAGTACGAATGCATTGGCTGCGCTGCCTGTATCGATGCCTGCGATCAGGTGATGGACAAGGTTGGCTCGCCGCGTGGGCTGATCCGCTACACCACAGAGAACGCGATGAAGCAGCACTGGGGCATGCGTGATGTGCTGCGCCATGTGATCCGGCCGCGGGTGCTGGTGTACCTGTCGGTGCTGCTCGCCATCATCGTTGCAGGCGGCTGGTCGCTTGCCCACCGCGACACCCTGCGTGTGGATGTGATCCGCGACCGCACGACGCTGTCACGCGAGGTCGAAGGCGGCCTGATCGAGAACATCTACACCTTGCAGATGATGAACATGGCCGAGACCACGCGGCATATCCACGTGGGCGTCTCCGGGCTGGATGGCGTGACACTGGTCGAAGCGCCGGACTTCGAGCTGCCGCCTGCCGGGAACAAGGGCTTCACGATTCATGTACGGGTGCCGGCGGATTCGGCTCCCAAGGGTTCGCACAAGATTGTTTTCGACATCCGCAGCGATGGGGCCGAGGCCGCGCGATTGAGCGAAAAGGCCAGCTTCATGATGCCCTGA
- a CDS encoding FAD-dependent oxidoreductase: MKFVIVGGVAGGATAAARIRRNDESALIVMVERGPYISFANCGLPYHLSGAIAEREHLLVTSEEAFEARYRVDVRSRTEAIAIDRAAKTVRLRNLATGEEYDEPYDRLLLSPGAEPVRPKLPGIESKRVFGLRNIPDLDRIMEHLKTEQPRRAVVIGGGFIGIEVAENFHERGLFTTLVEGADQILAPLDYEMAAIVHAHMRDKNVELYLADKIERFEDKTDHTVVYLQSGKRLQADVVVLAIGVRPETTLARAAGLAIGATGGIKVNEYLQTSDEAIYAVGDAIEVTQTLNGREALIPLAGPANRQGRMAADNMVHGNQRAYRGTLGTAILKAFDLAAASTGLNEKQLIAAGADYRTSITHGGSHASYYPGAKQISLKLLYAPDGKILGAQAVGADGADKRIDVIATAIHAGMTVEDLTELELAYAPPFGSAKDPVNIAGYVAANVLNGSHELLDWRTLQGIDPTTVQLIDVRTAEEFELGTIRAARHIDVNTLREHLADLDPAKPTIVFCQIGLRGYLAYRILKQAGFADVRNLSGGYKTYAWAIDKQSNPDIFDYEDIKRRDPDEIEAERGGRCAIVANAGNRHTLNAVGLQCPGPIMKTYRAAGAMNEGELLEVTASDPAFGRDIRAWAKKTGNDVLSVETEKGLVTVLIRKGKSAPALPATSAAQLLPARDKTTLVVFSGDLDKVMASLIIANGALAMGKPVSVFFTFWGLNVLRRADAPAVPKGFMDKMFGAMMPAGTDRLNSISTMNFAGMGAKLIRTVMRQKGVETPTALLKGLVDGGAQLIACNMSMDVMGIRQEELIDGVELGGVAAFLGEAAESGTTLFI, from the coding sequence ATGAAGTTCGTCATTGTCGGAGGCGTCGCTGGTGGCGCCACCGCAGCCGCCCGCATTCGCCGCAACGACGAGTCCGCCCTGATCGTGATGGTCGAGCGCGGCCCTTACATCAGCTTCGCCAATTGTGGCCTGCCGTATCACCTCTCCGGCGCGATTGCCGAGCGCGAACATCTGCTGGTCACCAGTGAAGAGGCGTTCGAGGCGCGCTATCGCGTCGACGTCCGCAGTCGCACCGAGGCAATCGCGATCGACCGTGCGGCGAAGACCGTGCGCCTGCGCAATCTCGCCACCGGCGAGGAGTACGACGAGCCCTACGACCGCCTGTTGCTCTCGCCCGGCGCCGAGCCGGTGCGGCCGAAGCTGCCGGGCATCGAGTCGAAGCGGGTGTTCGGCCTGCGCAACATCCCGGATCTCGACCGCATCATGGAACACCTCAAGACCGAGCAGCCGCGCCGCGCAGTAGTGATCGGCGGCGGCTTCATCGGCATCGAGGTCGCGGAGAACTTCCATGAACGCGGACTCTTCACCACGCTCGTCGAGGGCGCGGACCAGATCCTCGCGCCGCTCGATTACGAAATGGCCGCGATCGTGCATGCCCACATGCGCGACAAGAATGTCGAGCTCTACCTCGCCGACAAGATCGAACGCTTCGAGGACAAGACGGACCACACCGTCGTCTACCTGCAAAGCGGCAAGCGCCTGCAGGCCGATGTGGTGGTGCTGGCGATCGGCGTGCGGCCGGAAACCACGCTGGCACGTGCAGCGGGGCTCGCGATCGGCGCCACCGGCGGCATCAAGGTCAACGAATACCTGCAGACCTCCGACGAGGCGATCTACGCCGTTGGCGATGCGATCGAAGTGACGCAGACGCTCAACGGGCGTGAAGCGCTGATCCCGCTCGCCGGCCCGGCCAACCGCCAGGGCCGCATGGCGGCGGACAACATGGTGCATGGCAACCAACGCGCCTACCGCGGCACGCTGGGCACGGCGATCCTCAAGGCGTTCGACCTCGCAGCCGCCTCCACTGGCCTCAACGAGAAGCAGCTGATCGCCGCCGGCGCCGACTACCGCACCAGCATCACCCACGGCGGTTCTCACGCCAGCTACTACCCCGGCGCCAAGCAGATCAGCCTGAAGCTACTCTATGCACCGGACGGCAAGATCCTCGGCGCGCAGGCGGTGGGCGCGGATGGTGCGGACAAGCGCATCGACGTGATCGCCACCGCCATCCATGCCGGCATGACGGTGGAAGACCTGACCGAGCTGGAACTCGCCTACGCGCCGCCCTTCGGCTCGGCCAAGGATCCGGTGAACATCGCCGGCTACGTCGCTGCCAACGTACTCAACGGCTCGCATGAGCTGCTCGACTGGCGCACGCTGCAGGGCATAGACCCGACCACCGTGCAGCTGATCGACGTGCGCACCGCCGAGGAGTTCGAGCTCGGCACGATCCGTGCCGCGCGCCACATCGACGTGAACACCCTGCGCGAGCATCTGGCGGATCTCGATCCAGCCAAACCGACCATCGTGTTCTGCCAGATCGGCCTGCGCGGCTACCTCGCCTACCGCATCCTCAAGCAGGCAGGCTTCGCCGACGTGCGTAACCTGTCCGGCGGCTACAAGACCTACGCCTGGGCGATCGACAAGCAATCGAACCCGGACATCTTCGACTACGAAGACATCAAGCGCCGCGACCCGGACGAGATTGAAGCCGAGCGCGGTGGCCGCTGCGCAATCGTCGCCAACGCCGGCAACCGCCACACGCTCAACGCGGTCGGCCTGCAGTGCCCCGGCCCGATCATGAAGACCTACCGCGCGGCCGGCGCGATGAACGAGGGCGAGCTGCTCGAGGTCACGGCCTCCGACCCCGCCTTCGGCCGCGACATCCGCGCCTGGGCGAAGAAGACCGGCAACGACGTGCTCTCGGTCGAGACCGAGAAGGGCCTCGTGACGGTGCTGATCCGCAAAGGCAAGTCTGCCCCCGCCCTGCCCGCCACCAGCGCCGCCCAACTGCTACCGGCGCGCGACAAGACCACCTTGGTCGTCTTCAGCGGCGATCTCGACAAGGTCATGGCCAGCCTCATCATCGCCAACGGGGCGCTCGCGATGGGCAAGCCGGTCTCGGTGTTCTTCACCTTCTGGGGGCTCAACGTGCTGCGTCGCGCCGATGCGCCAGCGGTACCCAAGGGTTTCATGGACAAGATGTTCGGCGCGATGATGCCGGCCGGCACCGACCGCCTGAACTCGATCTCGACGATGAACTTCGCCGGCATGGGCGCGAAGCTGATCCGCACCGTGATGCGTCAGAAGGGCGTGGAAACGCCTACCGCACTGCTCAAAGGCCTGGTCGACGGCGGGGCCCAGCTGATCGCCTGCAATATGTCGATGGACGTCATGGGCATCCGCCAGGAAGAGCTGATCGACGGCGTCGAGCTGGGCGGCGTCGCGGCCTTCCTCGGTGAAGCAGCAGAGTCCGGTACGACCTTGTTCATCTGA
- a CDS encoding sigma-70 family RNA polymerase sigma factor, giving the protein MQTLTELWHAHERELRGWLLHHSGDPALADDLLQDVFLRAMRHRGEIETLRNGRAWLFEVTRNRLTDHFRRAHAALPLPEDLPASDAAPAPVDSLARCLPRVLAELSADDRDAIERCDLAGVSQQAYADELGISLAAAKSRVQRARKRLRARLATACQVRFDEAGRVCCFVPRD; this is encoded by the coding sequence ATGCAAACGCTTACCGAACTCTGGCACGCACACGAGCGCGAACTGCGCGGCTGGTTGCTGCACCACAGCGGCGACCCGGCGCTCGCCGACGATCTGCTGCAGGACGTGTTCCTGCGAGCGATGCGACATCGCGGAGAGATCGAAACGCTGCGCAACGGGCGCGCATGGCTGTTCGAAGTCACGCGCAACCGGCTGACGGACCACTTCCGCCGCGCTCACGCCGCGCTTCCACTGCCTGAGGATCTGCCGGCGTCGGACGCGGCACCTGCGCCGGTGGATAGCCTCGCACGCTGCCTGCCGCGCGTACTGGCGGAACTCAGCGCAGACGACCGCGACGCCATCGAGCGTTGCGATCTGGCCGGCGTGTCGCAACAGGCGTATGCAGACGAGTTGGGCATTTCGCTCGCCGCCGCCAAGTCGCGCGTGCAGCGTGCTCGCAAGCGCCTGCGAGCGCGGCTCGCCACCGCCTGCCAGGTGCGTTTCGACGAGGCCGGGCGGGTCTGCTGCTTCGTGCCGCGCGACTGA